Proteins co-encoded in one Bemisia tabaci chromosome 9, PGI_BMITA_v3 genomic window:
- the LOC109034661 gene encoding uncharacterized protein — MSHHIISLLILVLILQHTTDAFHRRRSHGREFMKGKGATLEVKPGDTLVSSLIVHKKTKNIPIHPPYRWYYAINKDDLLFFTYAHEKKDGKWQLKFKPKLIKRKEAPYADVNFKNRGQKAPHAGLIGSLVGVLMTTTELPFNLLFCNSKHYVEYLSRGAGEGKWYKPYWNRTSKDCPVHNPLKNDADAFWTLYWFKEFELKDKENNTIKLSIPDWPHKIIPKPSMPESWKAYFQSQKEPKKP, encoded by the exons atGCCTTTCATCGACGACGCTCACACGGTAGAGAGTTCATGAAAGGGAAAGGTGCAACTCTGGAGGTGAAACCTGGAGACACTCTTGTATCGAGTCTAATAGTCCACAAGAAAACCAAAAACATCCCGATTCATCCACCGTACCGCTGGTATTACGCTATCAATAAGGATGATTTATTGTTCTTTACGTATGCTCATGAAAAAAAGGATGGAAA GTGGCAGCTGAAATTCAAACCGAAGTTGATCAAACGAAAAGAAGCACCGTACGCCGACGTGAACTTCAAGAATCGAGGGCAAAAGGCGCCACACGCGGGTTTGATAGGAAGCCTGGTGGGCGTCCTCATGACGACCACAGAACTGCCGTTCAACCTCTTGTTCTGTAACAGCAAACACTACGTCGAGTACCTCAGTCGGGGCGCGGGGGAAGGCAAGTGGTACAAACCCTACTGGAACCGCACCAGCAAGGACTGCCCTGTTCACAATCCGCTCAAAAATGATGCCGACGCATTTTGGACGCTCTATTGGTTTAAAGAATTCGAACTCAAGGATAAGGAGAATAATACGATCAAACTGAGTATTCCAGATTGGCCACATAAAATAATCCCGAAGCCATCTATGCCCGAGTCATGGAAAGCATATTTTCAGAGCCAGAAAGAGCCAAAGAAACCATAA